The following coding sequences lie in one Chelonia mydas isolate rCheMyd1 chromosome 6, rCheMyd1.pri.v2, whole genome shotgun sequence genomic window:
- the API5 gene encoding apoptosis inhibitor 5: MPTVEELYRNYGILADATETAGQHKDAYQVILDGVKGGAKEKRLAAQFIPKFFKHFPELADSAINAQLDLCEDEDVSIRRQAIKELPQFATGDNLPRVADILTQLLQSDDSAEFNLVNNALLSIFKMDAKGTLGGLFSQILQGEDIVRERAIKFLSTKLKTLPEEVLTKEVEELILTESKKVLEDVTGEEFVLFMKILSGLKSLQTVSGRQQLVELVAEQADLEQTFNPSDPDCVDRLLQCTRQAVPLFSKNVHSTRFVTYFCEHVLPNLSSLTTPVEGLDIQLEVLKLLAEMSSFCGDMEKLESNLKKLFDKLLEYMPLPPEEAENGENAGNEEPKLQFSYVECLLYSFHQLGRKLPDFLTSKLNAEKLKDFKIRLQYFARGLQVYIRQLRLALQGKTGEALKTEENKIKVVALKITNNINVLIKDLFHIPPSYKSTVTLSWKPVQKADAGQKRTSEDTTSSSPPKKAPAGPKRDARQIYNPPSGKYSSNLGSFSYEQRGGFRGGRGRGWGGRGNRSRGRIY; the protein is encoded by the exons ATGCCGACCGTGGAGGAGCTTTACCGCAACTATGGGATCCTGGCCGATGCCACCGAGACCGCGGGGCAG CATAAAGATGCTTATCAGGTGATATTGGATGGCGTAAAGGGAGGTGCCAAGGAGAAGAGGCTAGCAGCACAGTTTATTCCAAAGTTCTTCAAACATTTCCCTGAGCTGGCTGATTCAGCTATCAATGCCCAACTGGACCTCTGTGAGGATGAAGATGTTTCT ATCCGACGCCAAGCAATCAAGGAGCTGCCTCAGTTTGCCACAGGAGATAATCTTCCCCGGGTTGCAGACATACTGACCCAGCTTCTGCAGTCAG ATGATTCTGCAGAATTCAACTTGGTGAACAATGCTCTGTTAAGTATATTTAAGATGGATGCTAAAG GGACACTGGGAGGCTTGTTCAGTCAGATTCTTCAGGGAGAGGATATTGTGAGAGAACGAGCTATCAAGTTCCTCTCTACCAAACTCAAGACCCTTCCTGAGGAAGTGTTAACAAAGGAAGTAGAGGAGCTCATATTAACTGAATCAAAGAAG GTCCTTGAAGATGTGACGGGTGAGGAATTTGTCCTTTTCATGAAGATATTATCTGGCTTAAAAAGCTTACAGACAGTGAGCGGGAGGCAGCAACTGGTGGAACTGGTGGCTGAACAAGCTGACCTGGAGCAAACTTTTAATCCATCCGATCCAGATTGTGTGGACAGACTCTTGCAGTGCACTCGTCAGGCAGTGCCACTCTTCTCA AAAAATGTTCATTCTACAAGGTTTGTGACTTACTTCTGCGAGCATGTGTTACCAAACCTCAGTTCCCTGACTACTCCAGTGGAGGGCCTTGATATCCAGTTAGAG GTATTGAAACTACTTGCTGAAATGAGTTCGTTTTGTGGTGACATGGAAAAGTTAGAATCAAACTTGAAGAAGCTTTTTGATAAATTACTG GAGTACATGCCACTTCCTCCAGAGGAAGCAGAGAATGGGGAAAATGCTGGTAATGAAGAGCCCAAGTTGCAGTTCAGCTATGTGGAGTGTTTGTTGTATAGCTTTCATCAGCTGGGGCGAAAGCTTCCAGACTTCCTCACGTCCAAGCTCAATGCAGAGAAATTGAAAGACTTCAAAATCAG GCTACAGTATTTTGCCCGAGGGTTGCAGGTTTATATACGACAGCTTCGTCTGGCACTTCAAGGAAAAACAGGTGAAGCCTTAAAAACAGAAGAG AACAAAATTAAAGTGGTTGCCTTGAAAATAACTAATAACATCAATGTTTTAATCAAG gaCCTTTTCCACATTCCCCCTTCTTACAAGAGCACAGTTACGCTGTCTTGGAAACCTGTACAGAAGGCTGATGCAGG tcaaaaaagaactagtgaAGATACAACTTCAAGTTCACCACCGAAGAAGGCTCCAGCAGGACCAAAAAGGGATGCCAGGCAAATATACAACCCACCCAGTGGGAAATACAGTAGCAACCTGGGCAGCTTTTCTTATG AGCAGAGAGGTGGTTTCCGGGGTGGCCGAGGGAGAGGCTGGGGAGGACGAGGTAATCGCAGTCGAGGAAGAATCTACTGA